The proteins below are encoded in one region of Sulfolobus islandicus Y.N.15.51:
- a CDS encoding tRNA guanosine transglycosylase family protein, whose amino-acid sequence MKIILGIPDLKIPVWTFKQPLMVNQLNWNNLSWENETWVDSGGYQIMVKGIKVEIEKVVEKYKILDATQYMSLDIPSNPCHKPSELNYKYFEYLYAVFDKKIVPVIHAYDVESIKKSIDFYSQYTDLVAFGGIIPPTLNKSGNKKLAVTIYHLVRKLWKGKIHVLGAGSPFMRKVYFNANSVDTSTYRIKGIHGMVIIPGKGERYVGERKIVWGTRRASEEELETLLSFLDRTNYPFPIRLDNWVDRSLINAWVLLNSEYEINNPLIEYSKKLDSFPEDEIEEEVNELCMRATI is encoded by the coding sequence ATGAAGATAATACTAGGTATACCTGACTTGAAAATCCCAGTTTGGACGTTTAAACAACCATTAATGGTTAACCAACTAAACTGGAATAATCTATCCTGGGAAAATGAGACATGGGTAGACTCTGGAGGATATCAAATAATGGTAAAAGGGATAAAGGTTGAAATAGAAAAAGTGGTTGAGAAATATAAAATTTTAGATGCTACACAATACATGAGCCTCGATATACCGTCAAACCCTTGTCATAAACCTTCAGAATTAAATTACAAATACTTCGAGTATCTGTACGCGGTTTTTGATAAGAAAATAGTACCAGTTATACACGCTTATGATGTAGAATCAATAAAGAAGTCCATAGACTTCTACTCCCAATATACTGATCTAGTGGCATTCGGTGGAATTATACCTCCTACCCTCAATAAAAGTGGAAACAAAAAACTCGCAGTTACAATATATCATCTAGTGAGAAAATTATGGAAAGGAAAAATTCACGTATTGGGAGCTGGATCACCATTCATGAGAAAAGTCTACTTTAACGCTAATAGTGTAGATACCTCAACCTACAGAATCAAGGGAATACATGGCATGGTAATTATACCCGGCAAAGGAGAAAGATATGTTGGTGAAAGAAAAATAGTTTGGGGCACTAGGAGAGCGAGTGAAGAGGAATTAGAGACTTTATTATCATTCTTAGATAGAACAAACTATCCGTTTCCAATCAGACTTGATAATTGGGTAGATAGAAGTCTAATTAATGCTTGGGTACTCTTAAATTCAGAATATGAGATTAACAATCCATTAATAGAGTATTCTAAAAAGCTAGATAGTTTCCCAGAAGATGAGATAGAGGAAGAGGTAAATGAGCTCTGCATGCGAGCGACTATATGA
- a CDS encoding DUF5591 domain-containing protein translates to MSSACERLYEYLKPDFTRISKKDNTDDLFRHPVVMRWHHYFLENWNSDKEIGLLLPCTVVKPYSLSPTHKIAYATLNKYNLEEKVQVYSVSEPMLLVPKELEECYPFNNYDYPPRLMSKEEKEEFIMLLTKPLIKVSMLHNRLIGILPRHHYEIVKRAAEISNLKITIYPYGRLAFKTIANVITSISS, encoded by the coding sequence ATGAGCTCTGCATGCGAGCGACTATATGAATATCTAAAGCCTGATTTTACTAGAATATCTAAAAAAGATAATACGGATGATTTATTCAGACACCCAGTAGTAATGAGATGGCATCACTATTTCCTGGAAAATTGGAATTCGGACAAGGAAATTGGATTGCTATTGCCTTGTACAGTAGTTAAGCCTTATTCATTATCGCCAACCCACAAAATAGCCTATGCTACATTAAACAAATATAATTTAGAAGAAAAAGTACAAGTCTATTCAGTATCGGAACCAATGCTTTTAGTGCCTAAAGAATTAGAGGAATGCTATCCTTTTAATAATTATGATTACCCGCCGAGACTTATGAGTAAAGAGGAGAAAGAAGAGTTTATAATGTTATTAACGAAACCCCTCATAAAAGTAAGTATGTTACACAATAGGTTAATAGGTATACTACCTAGGCATCACTACGAAATAGTCAAAAGGGCAGCTGAAATCTCAAATTTAAAAATAACAATTTACCCATATGGTAGATTAGCCTTTAAAACCATAGCTAATGTGATAACAAGCATTTCATCATAA